The Staphylococcus sp. KG4-3 genome has a window encoding:
- the sufD gene encoding Fe-S cluster assembly protein SufD — translation MTTETLNISEAQLVEYSQAHNEPTWLTELRKEALKLTETLEMPKPDKTKINRWDFDSFKQHETTGSVYHTLEELPEAVKDIIDIDNSENLIIQHNNTLAFTKVSDSAKNDGVIVEGLSEALVNHPDLVKQYFMNETVTVDEHRLTALHTALLNGGVFVYVPKNVVVEHPIQYVVLHDDEQASFYNHVIISTEESAEVTYVENYLSNASGEGSQLNIISEVNAGANSKITYGSVDYLDKGFTGHIIRRGVTQADATINWALGLMNEGSQIIDNTTNLIGDRSESELKSVVVGTGSQKVNLTSKIVQYGKETNGYILKHGVMLESASTVFNGIGYIKHGGAKSNANQESRVLMLSENARGDANPILLIDEDDVEAGHAASVGRVDPEQLYYLMSRGISRQEAERLVIHGFLDPVVRELPIEDVKRQLREVIELKVNK, via the coding sequence ATGACGACTGAAACTTTGAACATTTCTGAAGCGCAACTAGTTGAATATTCACAAGCCCATAATGAACCTACTTGGCTAACAGAATTACGTAAAGAAGCGTTAAAATTAACTGAAACTTTAGAAATGCCAAAACCAGATAAAACAAAAATTAACAGATGGGATTTTGACTCATTTAAGCAACACGAAACAACAGGTAGCGTATATCATACGTTAGAAGAATTACCAGAAGCAGTAAAAGATATTATCGATATAGATAATTCTGAGAATTTGATTATTCAACATAATAATACATTGGCTTTTACTAAAGTTTCTGATTCTGCAAAAAATGATGGCGTTATTGTTGAAGGTTTATCTGAGGCATTAGTTAATCATCCAGATTTAGTAAAACAATATTTCATGAATGAAACTGTTACTGTTGATGAACACAGATTAACAGCACTACACACAGCATTATTAAACGGTGGCGTATTTGTATATGTACCTAAAAATGTAGTTGTAGAACACCCAATTCAATATGTTGTCTTACATGACGATGAACAAGCAAGTTTCTACAATCATGTCATTATTAGCACAGAGGAAAGTGCAGAAGTGACATATGTTGAAAACTATCTATCAAATGCTAGTGGTGAAGGTAGCCAATTGAATATCATTTCAGAAGTAAATGCTGGAGCAAACTCAAAAATTACTTATGGTTCTGTAGATTATTTAGATAAAGGCTTTACTGGTCATATTATCCGCCGTGGTGTTACTCAAGCAGATGCTACAATTAATTGGGCACTTGGACTTATGAATGAAGGTAGCCAGATTATTGATAATACAACAAACTTAATTGGTGACCGTTCAGAAAGTGAATTAAAATCTGTGGTTGTTGGTACAGGTAGCCAAAAAGTTAATTTAACATCAAAAATTGTGCAATATGGTAAAGAAACAAATGGCTATATTTTAAAACATGGTGTTATGCTTGAAAGTGCCTCAACAGTATTTAATGGTATTGGATACATCAAACATGGTGGCGCTAAATCAAATGCTAACCAAGAATCTCGTGTATTGATGTTATCTGAAAATGCTCGTGGAGATGCTAATCCAATTTTATTAATTGATGAAGATGACGTAGAAGCAGGACACGCAGCTTCAGTTGGCCGCGTGGACCCAGAGCAATTATACTACTTAATGAGTCGTGGTATTTCTCGTCAAGAAGCAGAGCGCCTAGTTATTCATGGTTTCTTAGATCCAGTAGTTCGTGAACTACCAATTGAAGATGTTAAACGTCAATTACGTGAAGTAATTGAATTAAAAGTAAATAAATAG
- a CDS encoding hemolysin family protein has translation MGTFISLIIFILLLVLTAFFVATEFAIVKVRTPRINSLANGDNKKAVAAQKVVSHLDEYLAACQLGITITALGIGMVGESTFEFLLHPIFSSLGLSETMIHIFTLISAFVIATYLHVVVGEMAPKTIAIQKAEQITLLIAKPIIMFYKLFYPFIYILNGSARLILKMFGMQPAKESELYHSEEELKLLIKESHEGGEISENELTHINRAFAFDEMKIADGYLPLEKVSVVDINSNIDETKAYVSNANYTRFPVIKDNTTQIVGYIHAKDLLSNNINSLKDITHSILKIKLNSKYHQVLEQMKSHQIHIALVEDEQQSPLGIITMENILENIVGDIKDEYDQS, from the coding sequence TTGGGAACCTTTATTAGTTTAATTATATTTATTTTATTATTGGTGTTAACCGCATTCTTTGTGGCGACAGAATTCGCAATCGTTAAAGTTCGAACACCTAGGATTAACTCACTTGCGAACGGAGACAATAAAAAAGCGGTTGCCGCACAAAAAGTAGTTTCACACTTAGATGAATATTTAGCTGCTTGTCAACTTGGTATTACGATTACAGCTTTAGGTATTGGTATGGTCGGTGAATCTACCTTTGAGTTTTTATTACATCCTATTTTTAGTAGTTTAGGCCTTTCAGAAACAATGATTCATATATTCACATTAATTAGTGCGTTTGTAATTGCAACTTATTTACACGTGGTTGTCGGTGAAATGGCACCTAAAACAATTGCAATTCAAAAAGCCGAACAAATCACATTGCTAATCGCTAAGCCAATTATCATGTTTTACAAATTATTTTATCCATTTATTTACATTCTTAACGGCTCGGCAAGATTAATTTTGAAAATGTTTGGTATGCAACCTGCTAAAGAAAGTGAATTATATCATTCAGAAGAAGAATTAAAACTATTAATTAAAGAAAGCCATGAAGGTGGAGAAATTTCTGAAAATGAGTTAACACACATTAATCGTGCTTTCGCGTTTGATGAAATGAAAATTGCAGACGGGTACTTACCACTTGAAAAAGTCTCAGTTGTTGATATCAATAGTAATATTGATGAAACTAAAGCATATGTAAGTAATGCAAACTACACAAGATTTCCTGTAATTAAAGACAACACTACACAAATTGTAGGTTATATACATGCAAAAGATCTATTAAGTAATAATATAAATTCGCTTAAGGATATTACTCATAGTATTCTTAAAATCAAATTAAATTCAAAATATCATCAAGTCTTAGAGCAAATGAAATCACACCAAATTCATATAGCTCTAGTGGAAGACGAACAACAAAGTCCACTTGGTATTATCACAATGGAAAATATCTTAGAAAACATTGTCGGCGATATTAAAGACGAATACGATCAATCTTAA
- a CDS encoding DUF368 domain-containing protein — translation MSKIKWSNLWKGFAMGTSDLVPGVSGGTIALLLGIYDDFIRSISGIFSKRFWESLKFLIPIGLGMVIAIGVLSKLINYLLSTHTVPTMFFFVGLIGGIIPYLLKTSNFKQTFSIQHYILLLLGIIIIVIITLLNNGDKHAGETLTLNSGLIIKYFIAGVCASSAMLLPGISGSFMLLVFGVYGTVMFAISEFMSLNFAAIPVLLTVGFGIICGFLFSSKLIQYLLSYYTFLTYALIIGFVVGSLYAVFPGLPGTFITWIISIITLVLGFVISYKLGKITADD, via the coding sequence ATGTCAAAAATTAAATGGTCTAATTTATGGAAAGGTTTTGCAATGGGTACGAGTGATTTAGTCCCCGGAGTAAGCGGTGGAACAATTGCACTGTTACTAGGCATCTATGATGATTTCATACGTTCCATTAGCGGTATTTTTTCAAAACGATTTTGGGAAAGTCTGAAATTCTTAATCCCTATTGGTCTGGGTATGGTTATCGCAATCGGAGTATTAAGTAAACTCATTAATTATTTACTTAGTACACACACAGTACCAACAATGTTCTTTTTTGTTGGACTTATCGGAGGTATTATTCCTTACCTATTGAAAACGTCTAACTTCAAACAAACGTTTAGTATACAGCATTATATATTATTGTTACTAGGCATCATTATTATAGTAATTATTACATTACTCAATAATGGAGATAAGCACGCTGGTGAAACTTTAACATTAAATTCTGGTTTAATAATCAAATATTTTATAGCAGGTGTGTGTGCTTCTAGTGCCATGTTACTACCTGGTATATCAGGTTCATTCATGTTACTCGTCTTTGGAGTTTATGGCACAGTAATGTTTGCTATTTCAGAATTTATGTCATTAAACTTTGCGGCAATACCTGTTTTATTAACTGTAGGTTTTGGTATTATTTGCGGATTTTTATTCTCAAGTAAATTAATTCAGTATTTACTATCCTATTATACTTTTCTCACATATGCCCTTATTATAGGCTTTGTAGTTGGCTCACTTTACGCAGTGTTCCCAGGTCTACCTGGCACATTTATAACTTGGATTATTTCAATCATCACACTGGTATTAGGATTTGTTATTAGTTATAAACTAGGGAAAATTACAGCAGATGACTAA
- a CDS encoding MetQ/NlpA family ABC transporter substrate-binding protein translates to MKKLVSLASVLVLALVLAACGNSGGSEDKKITVGASPAPHAEILEKAKPLLKDKGYDLKIKTINDYTTPNKLLDKGELDANFFQHTPYLKTEKKDKGYKVESAGNVHLEPMAVYSKKYKSLKDLPKGATVYVSNNPAEEGRFLKFFQDAGLIKIKDGVKIEDAKFDDIVENKKDIKFNNKQSAEYLPKIYQNEDADAVIINSNFAIDQKLSPKDDSIVLEKAKDNPYANLIAVKEGHKDDKKIKALMEVLQSKEIKDEINKKYDGAVVPAK, encoded by the coding sequence ATGAAAAAATTAGTTAGCTTAGCTTCTGTACTTGTATTAGCGCTTGTTTTAGCAGCATGTGGGAATAGTGGAGGTAGTGAAGATAAAAAAATTACAGTAGGTGCTTCTCCAGCTCCTCATGCTGAAATTTTAGAAAAAGCCAAGCCGTTATTGAAAGATAAAGGCTATGATTTGAAGATTAAAACAATTAATGATTATACAACACCGAATAAATTATTAGATAAAGGTGAATTAGACGCAAACTTTTTCCAACATACACCTTACTTAAAAACTGAGAAAAAAGATAAAGGATATAAAGTAGAATCAGCAGGTAATGTTCATCTAGAACCAATGGCTGTTTATTCTAAAAAATATAAGAGTCTAAAAGATTTACCAAAAGGCGCCACAGTGTATGTTTCTAATAATCCAGCTGAAGAAGGCCGTTTCTTAAAATTCTTCCAAGATGCAGGATTAATTAAAATAAAAGACGGTGTGAAGATTGAAGATGCTAAATTTGATGATATCGTAGAAAACAAAAAAGATATCAAATTTAATAATAAACAATCTGCAGAATACTTACCGAAAATTTATCAAAATGAAGATGCTGATGCTGTAATTATCAACTCTAATTTTGCAATCGATCAAAAATTAAGTCCTAAAGATGATTCTATTGTATTAGAGAAAGCGAAAGACAATCCTTATGCCAATTTAATTGCTGTTAAAGAAGGACATAAAGATGATAAAAAAATCAAAGCATTGATGGAAGTATTACAATCTAAAGAAATTAAAGATGAAATCAATAAAAAATATGATGGTGCCGTAGTACCAGCAAAATAA
- the sufC gene encoding Fe-S cluster assembly ATPase SufC, translating to MPSTLEIKDLHVSIEDKEILKGVNLTINTGEIHAVMGPNGTGKSTLSSAIMGHPSFEVTKGEVILDGVNILELEVDERAKAGLFLAMQYPSEITGVTNADFMRSAINAKREEGEEINLMQFIKKLDKEMDYLDIDQDMAQRYLNEGFSGGEKKRNEILQLMMLEPKFAILDEIDSGLDIDALKVVSKGINQMRGDEFGSLIITHYQRLLNYITPDHVHVMYGGKVVTSGGPELAKRLEEEGYEWVKEEYGATE from the coding sequence ATGCCATCAACATTAGAAATTAAAGACCTACATGTGTCTATAGAAGATAAAGAGATTCTAAAGGGTGTTAATTTAACAATTAACACAGGTGAAATACACGCAGTTATGGGGCCAAATGGTACTGGTAAATCAACGTTATCATCAGCAATCATGGGTCACCCAAGCTTTGAAGTAACAAAAGGGGAAGTAATCTTAGACGGCGTTAATATCTTAGAATTAGAAGTTGACGAACGTGCAAAAGCTGGTCTTTTCTTAGCAATGCAATATCCATCAGAAATCACTGGTGTAACAAATGCAGACTTCATGCGTTCAGCAATAAATGCTAAACGTGAAGAAGGTGAAGAAATTAATTTAATGCAATTTATCAAAAAACTTGATAAAGAAATGGATTATTTAGATATCGACCAAGATATGGCACAACGTTACTTAAATGAAGGTTTCTCAGGCGGTGAGAAGAAACGTAATGAAATTCTTCAATTAATGATGTTAGAACCAAAATTCGCAATTTTAGATGAAATTGACTCAGGTTTAGATATTGATGCATTAAAAGTTGTTTCTAAAGGGATCAACCAAATGCGTGGAGACGAATTTGGCTCATTAATTATCACGCACTATCAACGTCTATTAAATTACATTACGCCTGATCACGTTCACGTTATGTATGGTGGTAAAGTAGTTACTTCTGGTGGTCCAGAATTAGCTAAGCGTCTTGAAGAAGAAGGTTACGAATGGGTTAAAGAAGAGTATGGTGCTACAGAATAA
- a CDS encoding cysteine desulfurase, which yields MSNLTDTLNVTEIIKDFPILNQQVNGNRLAYLDTTATSQTPVQVIDAMADYYKRYNSNVHRGVHTLGSLATDGYESARETVRRFINAKYFEEVIFTRGTTASINIVAHSYGDANIVEGDEIVVTEMEHHANIVPWQQLAKRKNASLKFIPMTEDGELAIEDVKATINDNTKIVAIAHVSNVLGTINDIKAITEVAHEHGAIISVDGAQAAPHMALDMQELNVDFYSFSGHKMLGPTGIGVLYGKRALLNKMEPIEFGGDMIDFVGKYEASWADLPTKFEAGTPLIAQAIGLAEAVRYIENLGFEEIQQHETALTQYAYDKMSEIEGIEIYGPAKERRAGVITFNMTDVHAHDVATAVDTEGVAVRAGHHCAQPLMKWLNQSSTARASFYIYNTKEDIDQLVEALKQTKEFFSYEF from the coding sequence GTGAGTAATTTGACTGATACTTTAAATGTTACTGAAATTATAAAAGATTTTCCAATTCTCAATCAACAAGTTAATGGCAATCGCTTGGCTTATTTAGATACAACTGCTACTAGTCAGACACCCGTGCAAGTTATTGATGCAATGGCTGATTATTATAAACGTTATAATTCAAATGTACATCGTGGTGTACACACATTAGGATCATTAGCGACAGATGGTTATGAAAGTGCTCGTGAGACAGTGAGACGTTTTATTAATGCAAAATACTTTGAAGAAGTCATTTTCACTAGAGGTACAACAGCATCAATAAATATTGTCGCTCATAGTTATGGTGATGCTAACATTGTAGAAGGTGATGAAATTGTAGTCACTGAAATGGAACATCATGCTAATATCGTGCCATGGCAACAATTGGCTAAGCGTAAAAATGCATCATTAAAATTCATCCCAATGACTGAAGATGGAGAGTTAGCTATTGAAGATGTAAAAGCTACAATTAATGATAATACAAAAATTGTAGCTATAGCACATGTATCCAACGTACTTGGCACAATTAATGATATAAAAGCTATAACAGAAGTTGCACATGAACATGGCGCAATCATTAGCGTGGATGGTGCACAAGCAGCGCCTCATATGGCATTGGATATGCAAGAATTAAATGTTGATTTTTACAGTTTTAGTGGTCATAAAATGCTTGGTCCAACAGGTATTGGTGTTTTATATGGTAAACGCGCGTTACTTAATAAAATGGAACCAATTGAATTCGGCGGAGATATGATTGATTTTGTAGGCAAATATGAAGCTTCATGGGCTGACTTACCTACTAAATTTGAAGCTGGTACACCATTAATAGCTCAAGCAATTGGCTTAGCTGAAGCTGTAAGATATATTGAAAACTTAGGTTTCGAAGAGATCCAACAACATGAAACAGCATTAACACAGTACGCTTACGACAAGATGTCAGAGATAGAGGGTATTGAAATTTATGGACCTGCGAAAGAAAGACGCGCTGGTGTTATTACATTCAATATGACTGATGTTCATGCGCATGATGTAGCAACTGCGGTAGATACTGAAGGTGTGGCCGTAAGAGCCGGACATCATTGTGCACAACCACTTATGAAGTGGTTGAATCAATCTTCTACAGCACGCGCAAGTTTTTATATTTATAACACGAAAGAAGATATTGACCAACTCGTCGAAGCGTTGAAACAGACGAAGGAGTTTTTCTCATATGAATTTTAA
- the sufU gene encoding Fe-S cluster assembly sulfur transfer protein SufU produces MNFNNLNQLYRSVIMDHYKSPRNKGTLDNGSMTVDMNNPTCGDRIHLTFDIEDGFIKDAKFDGEGCSISMSSASMMTEAVKGHSLADAMKMSQEFSKMMLGEDYEISEDMGDIEALQGVAQFPARIKCATLAWKALEKGTVEKEGNTEE; encoded by the coding sequence ATGAATTTTAATAATTTAAATCAATTGTATCGTTCAGTGATTATGGACCATTATAAAAGTCCAAGAAATAAAGGCACTTTAGATAATGGTTCTATGACCGTCGACATGAACAATCCAACGTGTGGGGACCGCATTCATCTTACGTTTGATATTGAAGATGGTTTCATAAAAGATGCTAAATTTGATGGGGAAGGTTGTTCAATTTCTATGTCTAGTGCTTCAATGATGACTGAAGCGGTAAAAGGTCATTCATTAGCAGATGCTATGAAAATGAGTCAAGAATTTTCTAAAATGATGCTTGGTGAAGACTATGAAATTAGCGAAGATATGGGCGATATTGAAGCCCTACAAGGCGTCGCTCAATTCCCTGCGCGTATTAAATGTGCCACATTAGCATGGAAAGCACTCGAAAAGGGTACAGTTGAAAAAGAAGGCAATACTGAAGAGTAA